The Punica granatum isolate Tunisia-2019 chromosome 4, ASM765513v2, whole genome shotgun sequence genome has a window encoding:
- the LOC116206391 gene encoding microtubule-associated protein 70-5, producing MSSEENFFGGGGGGELSVSQPNPVVLELDRLQNLLREKGRELGAAQSKIKSLKAAEILKDKAIEELKNEVDRLEEKLRASEKLLEHKNLEIKKLGNERKDALAAQYAAEATLRRLHMNQKDDDLPPIESVLAPLESELKMYKNEVAALQEDKKALERLTKSKESALIEAERILRSALERALIVEEVQNQNYELKRQIEICQEENRILEKTNRQKVVEVEKLSQTIQDLEEAILAGGAAANAIRDYKRQISELNEEKRTLERELARVKVSANRVAAVVANEWKDENDKVMPVKQWLEERRILQAEMQKLRDKLAISERTAKAEAQLKDKLKLRLKTLEDGLRQVSSLSTNPNSVSASPITEQSNHIFGFLTSNGGLKKRSSSQPRGSSIRSTPLIQPNSLDEPNNHSRKKFNPDESIVRRSLWASRSKVVDSSGKENSEKRANSDENIQKFDNKGRIESNASDNKEGTEDAVSGFLYDRLQKEVISLRKFCEAKDSSLNAKDQEIMMLMKKVDALTKSIEVESKKQKREAAMREKEAAAAAQKVMDDKRNIKSTKSSK from the exons ATGAGCTCGGAAGAGAACTTTtttggaggaggaggaggaggagagctCTCTGTTTCTCAACCTAACCCTGTCGTGCTCGAGCTCGACCGCCTGCAGAATCTTCTAAGAG AGAAGGGTAGAGAACTTGGAGCTGCTCAGAGCAAGATCAAGTCTCTGAAAGCCGCAGAGATTCTCAAGGATAAGGCCATCGAAGAG CTGAAAAATGAAGTTGACAGGTTGGAGGAGAAACTCAGGGCCTCTGAAAAGCTTCTTGAGCATAAG AACCTCGAGATCAAGAAACTCGGAAatgaaagaaaggatgcattgGCTGCTCAATATGCTGCTGAAGCAACCCTTCGGAGGCTGCACATGAATCAGAAGGATGATGACTTACCCCCGATCGAGTCCGTCCTTGCCCCTCTAGAGTCAGAGCTGAAAATGTACAAAAATGAG GTTGCGGCCTTACAAGAGGACAAGAAGGCCCTGGAACGTCTCACCAAATCAAAAGAGTCTGCCCTCATAGAGGCGGAGCGGATCCTTCGAAGTGCTCTAGAAAGAGCTCTTATCGTGGAGGAGGTTCAGAATCAAAACTACGAGCTAAAGAGGCAGATTGAGATTTGCCAG GAGGAGAACCGGATTCTAGAGAAAACGAACCGTCAGAAAGTTGTAGAAGTCGAGAAACTGAGCCAGACTATTCAGGATCTCGAGGAAGCCATTCTAGCAGGAGGGGCCGCAGCAAATGCAATCAGAGACTACAAGAGGCAAATCTCCGAACTAAAT GAAGAGAAGAGGACTCTGGAGAGGGAACTGGCGAGGGTGAAAGTATCGGCGAACAGAGTTGCAGCAGTGGTGGCCAATGAGTGGAAGGATGAGAATGACAAGGTTATGCCTGTTAAACAGTGGCTTGAGGAGAGAAGAATATTGCAG GCGGAAATGCAAAAACTGAGAGACAAGCTCGCTATCTCGGAAAGAACAGCAAAGGCTGAAGCGCAACTGAAG GACAAACTAAAGCTGAGGTTAAAGACACTAGAGGATGGGCTAAGGCAAGTATCAAGTCTATCAACGAATCCAAATTCAGTATCGGCATCCCCTATAACCGAACAGTCAAATCATATTTTCGGGTTTTTAACAAGCAATGGAGGGTTAAAGAAGAGATCGTCTTCACAGCCCAGGGGTTCGTCCATTAGAAGCACTCCTCTTATACAGCCAAATTCGCTGGATGAACCGAACAATCATTCTAGGAAGAAATTTAACCCCGACGAGAGTATTGTCAGGAGAAGCCTGTGGGCTTCCAGGAGCAAAGTTGTTGATAGCAGCGGGAAGGAAAATTCAGAGAAGAGGGCAAACTCTGATGAGAACATCCAAAAGTTCGACAACAAAGGAAGGATAGAAAGTAATGCTTCAGACAATAAAGAGGGGACTGAAGATGCAGTCTCTGGATTTCTGTACGATCGACTTCAGAAGGAAGTGATAAGTTTGAGGAAGTTTTGCGAGGCGAAAGATAGTTCTTTGAATGCCAAGGACCAGGAAATCATG ATGCTAATGAAGAAGGTGGATGCATTGACGAAGTCGATCGAGGTGGAGTCAAAGAAGCAGAAGAGAGAGGCGGCGATGCGAGAGAAGGAGGCTGCTGCTGCAGCACAGAAGGTGATGGATGATAAAAGGAACATCAAGAGCACAAAATCCTCTAAATG A